The following coding sequences lie in one Lysobacterales bacterium genomic window:
- a CDS encoding serine/threonine protein kinase, translating to MNASLPGTPTATPEDQQPAPAGAGLDEHVTAPGISGPALQPAEPQLGPRYRVERLLGSGGMGAVWLARWRQDDIERAVAVKVLLAGRDSSVAAQRFQRERRILARLQHPGIARLLDVGTTADGRMFLTMEYIAGHMLLEHVRAERPDIATRLRLLIEIAEAVAFAHRSFVVHRDLKPQNVLVDREGHPHLLDFGIARLLDDSDEETLTRTGVRPLSPGYAAPEQLRGDDVGTAADVYALGVIGYELLCGARPFERQGGLERILRDLVSERLRTPSEVVATTLGDEALRPPLQRKRLARELQGDLDTILVRALAAQPERRYATASDFADDIARYLDGQPIRARPDTGWYRLRKFALRHRTVVAISGSALLALVLGLLVALAQARRANVERDRALAARDFMLGMVQSANPYQAPNPALRVDVMFEHAARDLVGRFPDDPEMEATLLQQFGRSLLVLERGDAAAEALERAERLLAGHVPDTHALLVEVRGRLVDLYRLQRNFARSGALAEAQFALCDDDTVLKPLQCLGIRNDRIETSLFSGHPARALLQVQEARAFATAAQLDDDYESVFVDYLDGMARRQLGDTGAAADALLRLAERTLATVPAQHPGLLTDMMWLGAIALDLGNTELAERCVEHALAGRSALYAPGSRYVHEARLLRAQVAVAADDPVRARSELSTILAFRDAQHGSESTPMTLAATWLALLDAVPPADSRTAAGAGGAVLNVDDNSARATELRLLQAMITITRGDLATARRLRDEVGNDAEGTPTPHWRPLADLVAARIAEAAGDTVTARAARTHRYRTGTTVPAPVRSGGRALAGGRTRRRRRHRRAPAGRRHPHRHRPPAAALSAKRRRHVQLSVPPS from the coding sequence ATGAACGCCTCGCTCCCTGGCACGCCCACCGCGACACCTGAAGACCAGCAACCCGCGCCCGCCGGCGCAGGCCTGGACGAACATGTCACTGCGCCAGGCATTTCCGGTCCGGCCCTGCAGCCGGCGGAGCCGCAACTTGGACCGCGTTATCGCGTCGAACGCCTGCTTGGCAGCGGCGGCATGGGGGCGGTGTGGCTCGCGCGCTGGCGCCAGGACGACATCGAGCGCGCGGTCGCGGTCAAGGTGTTGCTCGCGGGTCGCGATTCCAGCGTCGCCGCGCAACGCTTCCAGCGCGAGCGCCGCATCCTCGCGCGCCTGCAGCACCCGGGCATCGCGCGCCTGCTGGACGTCGGCACCACCGCCGATGGGCGCATGTTCCTGACGATGGAGTACATCGCTGGGCACATGCTGCTGGAGCACGTGCGCGCCGAACGTCCGGACATCGCCACGCGCCTGCGCCTGCTGATCGAGATCGCCGAAGCAGTCGCATTCGCGCACCGAAGCTTCGTCGTGCACCGCGACCTCAAGCCGCAGAACGTGCTCGTCGACCGCGAAGGCCATCCGCACCTGCTCGACTTCGGCATCGCGCGCCTGCTCGACGATTCCGACGAAGAGACGCTGACCCGCACCGGGGTGCGGCCACTGTCGCCCGGCTACGCGGCGCCGGAACAGCTGCGCGGCGACGATGTCGGCACCGCCGCCGATGTGTACGCGCTCGGCGTGATCGGCTACGAACTGCTGTGCGGCGCGCGTCCTTTCGAGCGCCAGGGCGGACTGGAACGCATCCTGCGCGACCTCGTCAGCGAGCGCCTGCGCACGCCGAGCGAGGTGGTCGCGACCACGCTCGGCGACGAGGCGCTGCGGCCACCGCTGCAACGCAAGCGCCTTGCCCGCGAGTTGCAAGGCGACCTCGACACCATCCTCGTGCGTGCGCTGGCCGCACAACCGGAACGTCGCTATGCGACCGCGTCGGACTTCGCCGACGATATCGCGCGCTATCTCGATGGCCAACCAATCCGGGCGCGCCCCGACACCGGCTGGTATCGCCTGCGCAAGTTCGCGCTGCGCCATCGAACCGTGGTCGCGATTTCGGGCAGTGCGCTGCTCGCGCTGGTGCTCGGCCTGCTGGTCGCGCTGGCGCAGGCGCGGCGCGCCAACGTCGAGCGCGACCGCGCGCTGGCCGCGCGCGATTTCATGCTCGGCATGGTGCAGAGCGCCAACCCCTACCAGGCGCCCAACCCGGCGCTCCGGGTCGATGTCATGTTCGAGCATGCTGCGCGCGATCTGGTCGGGCGTTTTCCCGACGATCCGGAAATGGAGGCGACGCTGCTGCAGCAGTTCGGCCGCAGCCTGCTGGTGCTGGAACGCGGCGACGCGGCGGCCGAGGCGCTGGAGCGCGCCGAGCGCCTGCTTGCCGGGCACGTTCCGGACACCCACGCGCTGCTGGTGGAAGTGCGTGGGCGGCTGGTGGACCTGTACCGCTTGCAACGCAACTTCGCCCGATCCGGCGCGCTGGCCGAAGCCCAGTTCGCCTTGTGCGACGACGACACCGTGCTGAAGCCGCTGCAGTGCCTTGGCATCCGCAACGACCGCATCGAGACCAGCCTGTTCAGCGGACATCCGGCGCGGGCGCTGCTGCAGGTGCAGGAAGCGCGCGCGTTCGCGACTGCCGCGCAGCTGGATGACGACTACGAATCGGTGTTCGTCGACTATCTCGATGGCATGGCACGACGCCAACTGGGCGATACCGGCGCCGCGGCCGATGCCCTTCTGCGCCTCGCCGAACGCACCCTGGCCACGGTGCCGGCGCAGCACCCGGGCCTGCTCACCGACATGATGTGGCTCGGCGCGATCGCACTCGATCTTGGCAACACCGAACTCGCCGAGCGCTGCGTTGAACACGCGCTGGCCGGGCGCAGCGCGCTGTATGCGCCCGGCTCGCGTTATGTCCACGAGGCGCGCCTGCTGCGCGCGCAGGTGGCGGTGGCGGCGGACGATCCGGTGCGCGCGCGCTCCGAGCTGTCGACGATCCTGGCGTTCCGCGATGCCCAGCACGGCAGCGAAAGCACGCCGATGACACTGGCCGCCACCTGGCTGGCGCTGCTCGACGCGGTTCCCCCCGCGGACTCGCGCACAGCGGCGGGTGCTGGCGGCGCCGTGCTCAACGTCGACGACAATTCCGCGCGCGCCACCGAGTTGCGGCTGCTGCAGGCAATGATCACGATCACGCGCGGCGACCTCGCCACGGCGCGCAGGTTGCGCGATGAGGTCGGCAATGACGCCGAAGGTACGCCGACACCGCATTGGCGGCCGCTGGCCGATCTGGTCGCTGCACGCATCGCAGAGGCCGCGGGCGACACCGTCACCGCGCGCGCTGCGCGCACGCATCGATACCGAACTGGGACGACAGTGCCGGCGCCTGTTCGATCCGGTGGCCGGGCGTTGGCTGGGGGCAGAACCCGCCGCCGCAGACGCCATCGCCGCGCGCCTGCAGGCCGTCGCCACCCGCATCGCCACCGCCCGCCAGCAGCCGCTCTGAGCGCGAAACGCCGCCGACATGTCCAACTCTCCGTTCCCCCTTCATGA
- a CDS encoding DUF861 domain-containing protein, with the protein MTPHALRFDLHPVEPETDHPRAERRIDGNPQRTTWNHYTNASGEVFAGIWSSEVGSWRIEMGEREDELFFVTHGRCRLTADDGHSIDCTAGHSLLIPAGFRGTFEVLAAMTKHYLIVDRS; encoded by the coding sequence ATGACCCCGCACGCACTGCGCTTCGATCTGCACCCGGTCGAACCCGAGACCGACCACCCGCGCGCCGAGCGACGCATCGACGGCAACCCGCAGCGCACCACCTGGAACCACTACACCAATGCCAGCGGCGAAGTGTTCGCCGGCATCTGGTCGAGCGAGGTCGGCAGTTGGCGCATCGAGATGGGCGAGCGCGAAGACGAGTTGTTCTTCGTCACGCACGGGCGCTGCCGCCTCACCGCCGATGATGGCCACAGCATCGACTGCACTGCGGGTCATTCGCTGCTGATTCCGGCTGGCTTTCGCGGCACCTTCGAAGTGCTCGCGGCGATGACCAAGCATTACCTGATCGTGGATCGCTCCTAA
- a CDS encoding BrnT family toxin: MRFVWDESKRKANLKKHGLDFADAHRVFAGPMVLFEDDREDYGEQRMIGVGVLDALIVLIVHVESTDTIRLISMRKADRDETHIYYQEVGL, from the coding sequence ATGCGCTTCGTATGGGACGAGTCCAAGCGGAAAGCCAACCTGAAGAAGCACGGATTGGACTTCGCCGACGCCCATCGGGTGTTTGCGGGCCCGATGGTGCTGTTCGAGGATGATCGAGAAGATTACGGCGAGCAGCGCATGATCGGAGTTGGGGTTCTCGATGCGCTGATTGTGCTGATCGTGCACGTGGAGAGCACCGACACCATTCGCTTGATTTCGATGCGCAAGGCAGACCGAGATGAAACGCACATCTACTACCAGGAAGTCGGGCTCTGA
- a CDS encoding DUF2062 domain-containing protein, translating into MSKHPLRLQWLRRRKRLRWILRMLPRRANVGRYPVIRRFAEAARTRPYLWSFKRANVLPALYVGSVLAFMPTYGLQVLLGLLAAFVVRANLTIMIGLQMLTNPLTAAPVYLVTHAIGQWLIERTGYGAAQAGIGSSVNALILGGLVVGVVVAVLLDLAWRFLAWEAERFLRRYREWHARHTAVPDRA; encoded by the coding sequence GTGAGCAAGCATCCCCTGCGCCTGCAATGGCTGCGTCGCCGCAAGCGCCTGCGGTGGATTCTGCGCATGCTGCCGCGGCGGGCCAACGTCGGCCGCTATCCGGTGATCCGGCGTTTCGCCGAGGCGGCGCGCACGCGCCCCTACCTGTGGTCGTTCAAGCGCGCAAACGTGCTGCCGGCGCTCTATGTCGGCAGCGTGCTGGCGTTCATGCCGACCTATGGGCTGCAGGTGTTGCTCGGTTTGCTCGCGGCATTCGTGGTGCGCGCCAACCTGACCATCATGATCGGTCTGCAGATGCTGACCAACCCGCTCACCGCAGCCCCGGTGTATCTGGTCACGCATGCGATCGGGCAGTGGCTGATCGAGCGGACCGGCTACGGCGCTGCCCAGGCTGGCATCGGCAGTAGCGTCAACGCCTTGATCCTCGGCGGCCTCGTGGTCGGCGTCGTGGTCGCGGTGTTGCTCGATCTCGCCTGGCGCTTCCTGGCCTGGGAGGCTGAACGGTTTCTGCGCCGCTATCGAGAGTGGCACGCGCGCCACACCGCAGTTCCAGATCGGGCTTAG
- a CDS encoding type II toxin-antitoxin system HicB family antitoxin, whose product MKFNIECERELDGRWLAEVTGLPGAMAYGTSADEAMGRAEALALRALAEQLEHGEVRALEISISLPVAA is encoded by the coding sequence ATGAAGTTCAATATCGAGTGCGAGCGCGAACTGGACGGACGATGGCTGGCTGAGGTGACCGGTCTACCCGGCGCGATGGCCTATGGCACCAGCGCCGATGAGGCCATGGGTCGCGCCGAAGCACTGGCGCTGCGTGCCCTTGCGGAACAACTCGAGCACGGCGAGGTTCGGGCGCTGGAAATCAGCATCTCGCTTCCTGTTGCGGCATGA
- a CDS encoding BrnA antitoxin family protein: protein MKRTSTTRKSGSDEAPKLKASDFARAKFRVAGKQVERTEWQAAVRERVGKERITIMIDTDVLAAYKARAGARGYQTLINQALRNALLGDRIEAAIRKTIREELRG from the coding sequence ATGAAACGCACATCTACTACCAGGAAGTCGGGCTCTGACGAGGCGCCCAAGCTGAAGGCCTCCGACTTCGCGCGCGCGAAGTTTCGCGTTGCCGGCAAGCAGGTCGAACGCACCGAGTGGCAAGCCGCGGTGCGCGAGCGCGTCGGCAAGGAGCGCATCACCATCATGATCGATACCGACGTGCTGGCCGCGTACAAGGCTAGGGCCGGTGCGCGCGGCTACCAGACGCTCATCAATCAGGCGCTGCGCAATGCGCTGCTCGGAGATCGGATCGAGGCGGCCATCCGCAAGACGATTCGGGAAGAGCTGCGCGGTTGA
- a CDS encoding right-handed parallel beta-helix repeat-containing protein translates to MVRVIRGWGGVIALLLTLFAQAVSAQTLTTWVTTTAAFGPGSLLAAVQGLQSGYAGVQEIRFALPAGSNVIWLNQPMPDIVGAQVRIDASDMSGGVVVDGNGHGQISVASGSTVQSLELRAITLRRGGRIDAGGCIRVRNANTALTLNAVRVEDCHVYYQSATPGVRGGALFAAGALVINDSVFSNNSILSEAVIPVAANDALGGAVYKEGAHAVSIERSVFQNNRVYLNNSLPSFCSSGHGGALALNMPGSGIAVTVRDTQFEGNRNSCRNPTVSQDIDGTGDGGAIVYYGNGPNNVLLENNYFHDNRGNRGGAVGFIQSLTTNVIARNNTFFANHANATGGGLAFVNCCTATVEHNTFHDNVSGSTGLPDQLALMVNALPSLQHNLINGGIPACDSSLAASQGGVAGYNLYFGGSCLIANDSGSQHVDYMNWLQAPTLSGGYVPTLMPAYGSPAIDGGDPNGCAPFDARYVMRPVDGDGDGIARCDIGAVESTIVDAIFRNQFE, encoded by the coding sequence ATGGTGCGCGTGATTCGTGGATGGGGTGGCGTGATTGCGCTGCTGCTGACGTTGTTCGCCCAAGCGGTGTCGGCGCAGACGCTGACGACGTGGGTGACGACCACGGCCGCCTTCGGGCCGGGTTCGTTGCTGGCGGCGGTGCAGGGGTTGCAGTCGGGGTATGCCGGCGTGCAGGAGATCCGTTTCGCGCTGCCGGCGGGCAGCAACGTGATCTGGTTGAACCAGCCGATGCCGGACATCGTTGGTGCGCAGGTGCGCATCGACGCTTCGGACATGAGCGGCGGCGTGGTCGTCGATGGCAACGGCCATGGCCAGATTTCGGTGGCGAGCGGATCGACGGTGCAATCGCTGGAACTGCGGGCAATCACCCTGCGCCGCGGCGGGCGCATCGATGCCGGCGGCTGCATCCGCGTGCGCAACGCAAACACCGCGCTGACCTTGAACGCGGTCCGCGTCGAGGACTGCCACGTCTACTATCAATCAGCGACGCCCGGCGTGCGCGGCGGCGCATTGTTCGCGGCCGGGGCGCTGGTCATCAACGACTCGGTCTTCAGCAACAACAGCATTCTGAGCGAGGCCGTGATCCCGGTCGCCGCCAATGACGCGCTCGGCGGCGCCGTATACAAGGAAGGCGCACACGCGGTCAGCATCGAGCGCAGCGTGTTCCAGAACAACCGCGTCTACCTCAACAACTCGCTGCCGAGTTTCTGCAGCAGCGGCCACGGCGGTGCGCTGGCGCTGAACATGCCGGGCAGCGGCATCGCGGTGACGGTCCGTGATACACAGTTCGAGGGCAACCGCAATTCGTGCCGCAACCCGACCGTGAGCCAGGACATCGACGGCACCGGTGACGGTGGCGCCATCGTCTACTACGGCAATGGCCCCAACAACGTGCTGCTGGAGAACAATTACTTCCACGACAACCGCGGCAATCGTGGCGGCGCGGTCGGCTTCATCCAGTCATTGACGACCAACGTGATTGCGCGCAACAACACGTTTTTCGCAAACCATGCCAACGCCACCGGCGGTGGCCTGGCCTTCGTCAACTGCTGCACGGCGACGGTCGAGCACAACACCTTCCACGACAATGTTTCCGGATCGACCGGTCTGCCCGACCAGCTCGCGTTGATGGTCAACGCCTTGCCGTCGTTGCAGCATAACCTGATCAACGGCGGCATACCGGCCTGCGACTCAAGTCTGGCCGCGAGCCAGGGTGGCGTAGCGGGCTACAACCTGTATTTCGGCGGCAGCTGCCTGATTGCGAACGACAGCGGCAGCCAACATGTCGACTACATGAACTGGCTGCAGGCGCCCACGCTCAGCGGCGGCTACGTGCCGACACTGATGCCGGCCTATGGCAGCCCCGCGATCGATGGCGGCGACCCGAATGGCTGCGCACCCTTCGACGCGCGCTACGTCATGCGCCCGGTCGATGGCGACGGCGACGGCATCGCCCGCTGCGACATCGGCGCGGTCGAGAGCACCATCGTCGACGCGATCTTCCGCAACCAGTTCGAGTAG
- a CDS encoding type II toxin-antitoxin system HicA family toxin — MSEWPSCKARRVLAALICIGWQPKRQTGSHRTLSRTDWPDFVFAFHDGDEIGPRMLARIAKHTGLRPNDL, encoded by the coding sequence ATGAGTGAGTGGCCTTCCTGCAAGGCGAGGCGAGTACTTGCGGCACTGATCTGCATCGGATGGCAGCCGAAGCGTCAGACCGGTTCTCACCGGACGTTGTCCAGGACTGACTGGCCGGATTTCGTATTCGCGTTTCACGACGGCGACGAGATCGGTCCGCGCATGCTTGCGCGCATTGCCAAGCACACCGGCTTGCGGCCCAACGACCTGTAG
- a CDS encoding MFS transporter: protein MSASANSGRMPRQIPYIIANEACERFSFYGMRNILTNFLISSVLLAYLPESERAAMSKEVFHTFVIGVYFFPLLGGWLADRVFGKYRTIFWFSILYCVGQFSLALFVENRIGFYGGLLLIALGSGGIKPLVASFMGDQFDQSNKHKAKLVFDAFYWIINFGSFFASLFMPIILRNYGPSVAFGVPGVLMVIATFFFWLGRHQYVHVAPAPRDPHSFLNVSLTALKTQRAGVPNPGLMLAWLGVALAFVALAFFGQLGLVSSFCLAIVCIIAFGGIGTSLQIERARGRHPDEAVDGVSAVLRILIVFALTTPFWSLFDQKASTWVIQGNAMLMPDHLWWWPSMLVKDAAQMQALNPILVMLLIPFNNIVLYPLLNRIGLQVTALRRMGFGIAFSGVAWIVAGVLQLWLDQGDSVSLAWQIAPYALLTFGEVLVSATGLEFAYSQAPARMKGVIMAFWYLAVTIGNLWVLLANTTIKQPAVLEKVAAMGLSANAFLMFFFAAFALVCAALFALYARVYPMQDHYRKVG from the coding sequence ATGAGCGCAAGCGCCAACAGCGGCCGGATGCCGCGCCAGATTCCCTACATCATCGCCAACGAAGCCTGCGAACGCTTCAGCTTCTACGGCATGCGCAACATCCTCACCAACTTCCTGATCAGCAGCGTCCTGCTTGCCTATCTGCCGGAGTCGGAACGCGCGGCGATGTCGAAGGAGGTGTTCCACACCTTCGTGATCGGCGTGTACTTCTTCCCGCTGCTCGGCGGCTGGCTCGCCGACCGCGTGTTCGGCAAGTACCGCACCATCTTCTGGTTCTCGATCCTGTACTGCGTCGGCCAGTTCTCGCTGGCGCTGTTCGTCGAGAACCGCATCGGCTTCTATGGCGGGCTGTTGCTGATTGCGCTCGGTTCCGGCGGCATCAAGCCGCTGGTCGCGAGTTTCATGGGTGACCAGTTCGACCAGAGCAACAAGCACAAGGCCAAGCTGGTCTTCGACGCGTTCTACTGGATCATCAATTTTGGTTCGTTCTTCGCGTCGTTGTTCATGCCGATCATCTTGCGAAATTACGGGCCGAGCGTCGCTTTCGGCGTGCCCGGCGTGCTGATGGTGATCGCGACCTTCTTCTTCTGGCTCGGTCGTCACCAGTACGTGCACGTGGCGCCAGCGCCGCGCGACCCGCATTCCTTCCTCAATGTGTCGCTGACGGCGCTGAAGACGCAGCGGGCCGGCGTCCCCAATCCCGGACTGATGCTTGCCTGGCTTGGTGTCGCGCTGGCGTTCGTCGCGCTCGCGTTCTTCGGCCAGCTCGGTCTCGTCTCGTCGTTCTGCCTCGCCATCGTCTGCATCATCGCGTTCGGCGGCATCGGCACCTCGTTGCAGATCGAACGCGCGCGCGGCAGGCATCCGGACGAAGCTGTCGACGGCGTCAGCGCCGTGCTGCGCATCTTGATCGTGTTTGCGCTGACCACGCCGTTCTGGTCGCTGTTCGACCAGAAGGCCTCGACCTGGGTGATCCAGGGCAATGCGATGCTGATGCCCGATCACTTGTGGTGGTGGCCGAGCATGCTGGTCAAGGACGCGGCGCAGATGCAGGCGCTGAATCCGATCCTGGTGATGCTGCTGATTCCGTTCAACAACATCGTGCTGTATCCGCTGCTGAACCGCATTGGTTTGCAGGTGACGGCGCTGCGGCGCATGGGCTTCGGCATCGCGTTTTCGGGCGTGGCCTGGATCGTCGCCGGCGTGCTGCAGCTCTGGCTCGACCAGGGTGATTCGGTGTCGCTCGCCTGGCAGATCGCGCCGTATGCGTTGCTGACCTTTGGCGAAGTGCTGGTCTCGGCCACCGGCCTCGAGTTCGCCTACAGCCAGGCGCCGGCGCGGATGAAGGGCGTGATCATGGCCTTCTGGTACCTCGCGGTGACCATCGGCAATCTCTGGGTGCTGCTTGCCAACACCACGATCAAGCAACCCGCCGTGCTCGAGAAGGTCGCCGCGATGGGCTTGAGTGCGAACGCTTTTCTGATGTTCTTCTTCGCCGCCTTCGCACTCGTCTGCGCAGCCCTGTTCGCGCTCTACGCCCGCGTCTATCCGATGCAGGACCACTACCGCAAGGTGGGGTGA
- a CDS encoding rhomboid family intramembrane serine protease has product MSNSPFPLHEPVVSRSLIGSCVVVFLVQSQIGDRALILAALWPLGPHFELWQALSYAFLHGGLTHLVFNMLGLHMFGGDVERIIGPRRFALLYFASVLCAAAAQLLVNDLTGSPYPTVGASGGLFGVMLVFAALFPKATIVPLIPPIPMPAWLFVTLYAGIELWLGVTGSAQGIAHFAHLGGLVGGALVWLRWRARSRQRH; this is encoded by the coding sequence ATGTCCAACTCTCCGTTCCCCCTTCATGAACCCGTGGTCAGCCGCTCCCTGATCGGCAGCTGCGTGGTGGTGTTCCTGGTGCAGTCGCAGATCGGCGACCGCGCATTGATCCTGGCCGCGTTGTGGCCGCTGGGCCCGCACTTCGAGCTCTGGCAGGCGTTGAGCTATGCCTTCCTGCACGGCGGCCTGACACACCTGGTGTTCAACATGCTTGGCCTGCACATGTTCGGCGGCGACGTCGAGCGCATCATCGGACCGCGCCGCTTTGCCCTGCTCTACTTCGCCAGCGTGCTGTGCGCGGCCGCGGCACAGTTGCTGGTCAATGACTTGACCGGATCGCCCTACCCGACCGTCGGCGCATCCGGCGGCCTGTTCGGGGTGATGCTGGTGTTCGCGGCTCTGTTCCCGAAAGCGACGATCGTGCCGCTGATCCCGCCGATCCCGATGCCGGCCTGGCTGTTCGTCACCCTCTACGCCGGCATCGAGCTGTGGCTGGGCGTGACCGGATCGGCTCAGGGCATCGCCCATTTCGCCCACCTCGGCGGGCTGGTCGGCGGCGCGCTGGTGTGGCTGCGCTGGCGTGCCAGATCCCGGCAGAGGCACTAG
- a CDS encoding histidine phosphatase family protein, producing the protein MFRSFVVCLALLSFAAAAHAESVPAAPAAARILVLARHGHYEADPAADPKLGPGLSSLGIAQAQLLGARLAGLPQRFDAILASPLTRAQETARVIADDLPGVPMSTIADLAECTPPTRRPQAVAGVPAEALKACTEQLDRLFAEHVKPATGAPRRELLVCHGNVIRYLTTKALAVDAGAWLDLSVGHTSLTTIRIEADGSIRLVGSGDIGHLPANLQTGALGDPERKLAVPAK; encoded by the coding sequence ATGTTCCGATCCTTCGTCGTCTGCCTTGCACTGCTGTCGTTCGCCGCCGCCGCGCACGCCGAGTCGGTGCCTGCCGCACCCGCCGCCGCGCGCATCCTGGTGCTGGCGCGACACGGGCACTACGAAGCCGATCCCGCTGCCGATCCCAAGCTCGGCCCGGGCCTGTCATCGCTCGGCATCGCGCAGGCGCAATTGCTCGGCGCGCGCCTGGCCGGCCTGCCACAGCGCTTCGATGCCATCCTCGCGAGCCCGTTGACCCGCGCCCAGGAAACCGCGCGCGTCATCGCCGACGATCTCCCCGGCGTGCCTATGTCCACCATCGCCGACCTCGCCGAGTGCACGCCACCGACGCGCCGCCCGCAAGCCGTGGCCGGCGTGCCCGCGGAAGCGCTGAAGGCCTGCACTGAACAACTCGACCGCCTGTTCGCCGAACACGTCAAGCCCGCCACCGGCGCGCCGCGCCGCGAGTTGCTGGTCTGTCACGGCAACGTGATCCGCTACCTGACGACCAAGGCACTGGCCGTCGATGCCGGCGCCTGGCTCGATCTCTCGGTCGGCCACACCAGCCTGACCACGATCCGCATCGAAGCCGACGGCAGCATCCGCTTGGTCGGCTCCGGTGACATTGGCCACCTCCCCGCCAACCTCCAGACCGGCGCACTTGGCGACCCCGAACGCAAGCTCGCAGTCCCCGCCAAGTAG